In Verrucomicrobiota bacterium, a single window of DNA contains:
- a CDS encoding mechanosensitive ion channel, which yields MIASMPSLPSGESAVILVIAVPIIYFAMVFLGRRLKRRDGVRLGLMYQLFAITLAFYLPVTVLDMDFPNRTELGSAVILLGAVFVNALLKRFLFELHYQERRQASVPKFLSEVVALLVVVVAFILVLAFGYDVRIPGLLTGSGIAAVIIGLAMQDLLGNIIAGFAIHFGKPFRAGDWLIIDNKHAEVVEVNWRSTRMRTNDDVYLDIPNREIARLTIVNLHYPTRRHALRITVGVDYSAPPTRVKDILIHATANAVGVSGDPRIKVFLKNFGDSAVEYEVKFWVDDHAIYNEVTDAIRTNIWYSLKRHGIKIPFPMRTVQIERSARSHEQEMQNNARNILRQQPLFQCLDDAQLDALLPRGRLEHFGRGEKLIQQGEDGASMFILVNGEANVVVDRDGDSTQVARLRAGDCFGEMSLLTGEKRSATVVAQTDCEVVEIGKPVLANSLKQQPELLNKLSELLARRQLETEGILAENTSRKAIAARQTEYAVTFLDKLRTFFEL from the coding sequence ATGATCGCCTCCATGCCTTCCTTGCCGTCAGGTGAGTCGGCCGTGATCCTGGTGATCGCGGTTCCCATAATCTACTTCGCAATGGTGTTCCTGGGCCGCCGGTTGAAACGGCGCGATGGCGTGCGCCTCGGTTTGATGTACCAGTTGTTTGCCATCACGCTGGCGTTTTACCTGCCCGTCACAGTGCTGGACATGGATTTCCCCAACCGGACGGAATTGGGGTCGGCGGTCATACTGCTGGGCGCCGTGTTCGTGAACGCACTCCTCAAACGCTTTCTCTTTGAACTGCATTATCAGGAACGGCGCCAGGCCAGCGTGCCGAAGTTTCTCAGCGAAGTGGTGGCACTGTTGGTCGTCGTGGTGGCGTTCATTCTGGTGCTGGCGTTTGGCTATGACGTTCGCATTCCCGGTTTGCTCACCGGCTCGGGCATTGCCGCCGTGATCATCGGCTTGGCGATGCAAGACCTGCTGGGCAATATCATCGCCGGTTTTGCGATTCATTTTGGAAAACCCTTTCGCGCCGGGGACTGGCTCATCATCGACAACAAGCACGCGGAAGTCGTGGAAGTCAACTGGCGCTCCACCCGGATGCGCACCAACGACGACGTTTACCTCGACATTCCCAACCGTGAAATTGCGCGCCTGACCATCGTCAATCTGCATTATCCGACCCGCCGCCATGCCCTCCGGATCACCGTCGGCGTGGACTACTCCGCGCCGCCCACGCGCGTCAAAGACATCCTGATTCACGCCACCGCCAACGCCGTCGGTGTGTCGGGTGATCCGCGCATAAAAGTGTTCCTGAAAAACTTTGGCGACTCGGCCGTGGAATACGAAGTCAAATTCTGGGTTGATGACCACGCCATTTACAACGAGGTCACCGATGCCATTCGCACCAACATCTGGTACAGCCTGAAACGCCACGGCATCAAGATTCCCTTCCCGATGCGGACGGTGCAGATCGAACGCTCGGCCCGCTCGCACGAACAGGAAATGCAGAACAACGCCCGCAACATCCTTCGCCAGCAACCGCTCTTCCAATGCCTCGACGATGCCCAACTGGACGCCTTGCTGCCGCGCGGGCGTTTGGAGCACTTCGGGCGCGGCGAAAAATTAATCCAACAAGGCGAAGACGGCGCGTCAATGTTCATCCTGGTGAATGGCGAGGCAAATGTCGTCGTGGATCGCGACGGGGACTCTACCCAGGTCGCCCGCCTACGCGCCGGGGATTGCTTTGGCGAGATGTCGCTGCTGACCGGCGAAAAACGCAGCGCGACCGTGGTTGCGCAAACGGATTGCGAAGTGGTGGAAATCGGCAAGCCCGTTCTGGCCAACAGCCTCAAGCAACAACCGGAGTTGCTCAACAAACTCAGCGAACTGCTGGCGCGACGCCAGTTGGAAACCGAAGGCATTCTGGCCGAGAACACTTCCCGGAAAGCCATCGCCGCCAGACAAACGGAATACGCCGTGACGTTCCTGGATAAATTGCGGACGTTTTTTGAATTGTGA
- a CDS encoding sulfatase has translation MKRIFPNFSRFLSQLLLAFFIVSTTSAAEKRPPNIVIIFTDDQGYQDVGCFGSPNIQTPNLDRMAKEGMRFTDFYVGQPVCSASRAALLTGCYPNRVSILGALAPGSKVGINSNEMTIAEVLKPRGYATAIYGKWHLGDAPQFLPTHHGFDDYFGLPYSNDMWPNHPTAGSRFPPLPLMEGDKAVKQAPDQTQLTTWYTEHAVKFIRQNKHRPFFLYVAHNMPHVPLHVSNKFKGKSPRGLYGDVIMEIDWSVGQILGALKKNGLDDQTLVIFTSDNGPWLLYGDHAGTALPLREGKGTTFDGGLREPCIMRWPGKIPAGTVCHEVAATMDILPTVAKLAGADLPKHKIDGLDLWPLMSGQPGAKSPHKAYFYYWGKALQAVRNGKWKLHAPHNYTHPEPPGGGGQPGKYATKKIGAELFDLEIDIGETTNVADQHPEVVKRLEALLENCRDDLGDSETKREGKDVRPPGQLSAEIVK, from the coding sequence ATGAAAAGAATATTCCCAAATTTTTCCCGATTCCTTAGCCAACTTCTTCTGGCGTTCTTCATCGTTTCAACCACGTCCGCGGCGGAAAAGCGCCCGCCGAACATCGTCATCATTTTCACCGACGACCAGGGCTATCAAGATGTCGGTTGCTTCGGTTCGCCCAATATCCAGACGCCGAATCTCGACCGCATGGCGAAGGAAGGGATGCGGTTCACGGATTTTTATGTTGGTCAGCCGGTCTGCTCGGCCTCGCGCGCCGCGCTGCTGACCGGTTGTTATCCCAATCGCGTCAGCATCCTCGGCGCGCTGGCTCCGGGATCGAAGGTCGGCATCAATTCCAACGAGATGACCATCGCGGAAGTCCTCAAACCGCGCGGTTACGCCACCGCCATCTACGGCAAATGGCATCTCGGCGACGCGCCGCAATTCCTGCCGACGCATCACGGCTTCGACGATTACTTCGGCCTGCCCTACTCCAACGACATGTGGCCGAACCATCCCACCGCCGGCAGCCGGTTTCCGCCATTGCCGTTGATGGAAGGCGACAAGGCCGTGAAGCAGGCGCCTGATCAAACGCAACTCACGACCTGGTACACCGAACACGCCGTGAAGTTCATCAGACAAAACAAACATCGCCCGTTCTTCCTCTACGTGGCGCACAATATGCCGCATGTGCCGCTGCACGTGAGCAACAAGTTCAAAGGTAAATCGCCGCGCGGACTCTACGGCGACGTGATCATGGAGATCGATTGGTCCGTTGGACAAATCCTTGGCGCGCTGAAGAAGAACGGTCTCGACGATCAAACCCTGGTCATCTTCACTTCCGACAACGGTCCGTGGCTGCTTTACGGCGACCACGCCGGCACGGCGCTGCCGTTGCGCGAGGGCAAAGGCACCACGTTCGATGGCGGTCTGCGCGAGCCGTGCATCATGCGCTGGCCCGGCAAAATCCCGGCGGGCACCGTCTGTCATGAGGTGGCGGCGACGATGGATATTCTGCCAACAGTGGCCAAACTCGCCGGCGCCGACCTGCCCAAACATAAAATCGACGGCTTGGACCTCTGGCCCTTGATGTCCGGCCAGCCGGGCGCGAAAAGTCCGCACAAAGCGTACTTCTACTATTGGGGAAAGGCGTTGCAGGCCGTGCGAAATGGAAAATGGAAACTCCACGCGCCACACAACTACACCCATCCCGAACCCCCCGGTGGTGGCGGCCAGCCCGGAAAGTACGCGACCAAAAAAATCGGCGCGGAACTGTTCGACCTCGAAATCGACATCGGCGAAACGACCAACGTAGCCGATCAACATCCCGAAGTTGTTAAGCGCCTCGAAGCGTTGCTGGAAAATTGCCGCGACGATCTGGGTGACTCAGAAACCAAGCGCGAGGGGAAAGACGTCCGTCCGCCGGGCCAACTATCCGCGGAAATCGTTAAATAA
- a CDS encoding sulfatase has product MRTGLFNFRHALLFLAVLELGCGLAHAADDRPNILFIMADDHAAHAIGAYDSKINQTPNIDRLAHEGMRFTRCFVVNSICTPSRAAILTGKYSHLNGVPVFNRFDGSQPTVAKLLQAAGYHTGMIGKWHLTSDPTGFDYWNILPGQGRYHNPELIEMGKKKVIQGYVSDLIADLAIDFLKTRPKNRPFFLMCHHKAPHRPWQPDAKHAKMYEDVDIPEPETFNDDYKHRSDAATEATMRIDRNLTRSDIKYPPPPPDLKGPKLAKWNQTVDMELEVTINGQRKTLTGDALKKWKYQRYIKDYLRCIASVDDNVGRLLDYLDKAGLKENTIVIYTSDQGFFLGDHNWFDKRFMYEESLRMPFLIRYPGKIKQGSVNDRMILNVDFAPTFLEYAGVTIPPDIQGRSITPWLRGEKPRDWRTSMYYRYYHYPQDHRVQPHYGVRTERYKLIYFNNINEWELFDLAKDPHEMNSVYADPIYADTVQELKTELYRLKKELKDEDQFANGVPE; this is encoded by the coding sequence ATGCGAACAGGACTTTTCAACTTTCGACACGCGCTGCTATTCTTGGCTGTTTTAGAACTTGGGTGCGGCTTGGCTCACGCCGCGGATGATCGCCCCAACATTCTCTTCATCATGGCGGATGACCACGCCGCGCATGCCATCGGTGCCTACGACAGCAAGATCAACCAGACGCCGAACATCGACCGCCTCGCGCACGAAGGAATGCGCTTTACGCGTTGTTTCGTCGTCAACTCCATTTGCACGCCGAGCCGCGCCGCCATTCTTACGGGTAAGTATAGTCACCTCAACGGCGTGCCGGTGTTCAACCGCTTCGACGGCAGCCAGCCGACCGTCGCCAAGCTGTTGCAGGCGGCGGGCTATCACACGGGCATGATCGGCAAGTGGCATCTCACAAGCGACCCCACCGGTTTCGATTACTGGAACATCCTTCCCGGCCAGGGCCGTTATCACAATCCTGAATTGATCGAGATGGGAAAGAAAAAAGTCATTCAGGGTTACGTCAGCGACCTCATCGCCGACCTGGCGATCGACTTCCTGAAAACCCGCCCCAAGAACAGACCGTTTTTCCTCATGTGTCATCACAAGGCGCCGCATCGACCCTGGCAGCCCGACGCCAAACACGCCAAAATGTACGAGGACGTTGACATTCCCGAACCCGAAACTTTCAACGACGATTACAAGCACCGCTCCGACGCGGCAACCGAAGCGACGATGCGCATCGACCGGAATCTCACGCGCAGCGACATCAAGTATCCGCCACCGCCACCCGACCTCAAAGGCCCTAAACTCGCCAAATGGAATCAGACCGTCGATATGGAGCTGGAAGTCACGATCAACGGCCAAAGGAAAACACTGACGGGCGACGCCCTCAAGAAATGGAAGTACCAACGTTACATCAAGGATTACCTCCGCTGCATTGCGTCCGTGGACGACAACGTCGGGCGGCTGCTCGATTATCTCGACAAGGCTGGACTGAAAGAGAACACGATTGTCATTTACACTTCCGACCAGGGATTTTTTCTTGGCGACCACAACTGGTTTGACAAACGGTTCATGTATGAGGAATCGCTGCGGATGCCGTTTCTGATTCGTTACCCCGGCAAGATCAAGCAAGGCAGCGTCAACGACCGCATGATTCTCAACGTCGATTTCGCGCCGACGTTTCTCGAATACGCCGGCGTCACGATTCCGCCGGACATTCAAGGCCGCAGCATCACGCCGTGGTTGCGCGGCGAAAAGCCGAGAGACTGGCGGACGTCCATGTATTATCGCTACTACCATTATCCCCAGGATCACCGCGTCCAGCCGCACTACGGCGTGCGCACCGAACGTTACAAACTGATCTACTTCAACAACATCAACGAGTGGGAGTTGTTCGACCTCGCGAAAGACCCGCACGAAATGAACAGTGTGTATGCCGACCCGATTTACGCCGACACGGTGCAGGAACTCAAAACCGAGTTGTATCGTTTGAAGAAGGAACTTAAAGACGAGGACCAATTCGCGAATGGCGTACCGGAATGA
- a CDS encoding CDP-alcohol phosphatidyltransferase family protein — protein sequence MLTVPNLLSGVRLLLVPLLVSLAWSGNSQAFLWCLIASLVSDLADGFFARLLKQTSELGAKLDSWGDLATYLTLPVCAWWLQPEALRQEAAWLLAGLTSYVAAILLGFLKFGRLTSYHTWSGKLAAVLMGAVALMLFGAGKGWPLRVVMPIVVLTQLEEMAITASLSEWRAGLPSLWHALQIRRQVEQGKSAE from the coding sequence ATGTTGACAGTGCCCAATCTGCTGAGTGGAGTCCGGTTGTTGCTCGTTCCGCTTTTGGTCAGCCTGGCCTGGAGCGGCAACTCGCAGGCGTTTCTCTGGTGTCTGATCGCGTCGCTCGTCTCAGATCTGGCCGACGGCTTTTTCGCCCGCCTCCTCAAGCAGACTTCCGAGCTGGGCGCCAAACTGGATAGCTGGGGCGATCTGGCCACCTACCTAACGCTGCCGGTTTGCGCGTGGTGGCTGCAACCGGAGGCGCTGCGCCAGGAAGCGGCTTGGTTGCTGGCCGGACTCACCAGTTATGTCGCTGCCATCCTGTTGGGCTTTCTTAAGTTTGGACGGCTGACGAGCTACCACACGTGGAGTGGCAAATTGGCGGCGGTGCTGATGGGCGCGGTGGCGTTGATGCTGTTCGGCGCGGGCAAAGGGTGGCCCTTGCGAGTGGTCATGCCGATTGTCGTTTTGACCCAACTTGAGGAGATGGCCATCACCGCGAGCCTCTCCGAATGGCGCGCCGGCCTGCCGTCGCTCTGGCACGCGTTGCAAATCCGCCGGCAAGTGGAACAAGGAAAGTCGGCGGAATAG
- a CDS encoding PQQ-like beta-propeller repeat protein: protein MKLLFGIHGFLVASTALSVVASDWPQWRGPNRDGISKETGLLSEWPKEGPKLVWQVSDIGRGYSTPSVVGDRLYLLGNEGMDNEFVQALAVKDGKRVWSTSLGKVGNPKQMPNFPAARSTPTVEGEVLYALGSDGDLACLEIASGKVQWKKNLRTDFAGKPGEWAYSESPLIDGDALVVTPGGGEATLVALNKKTGEIIWKCPAPGGDSAAYSSAIIVEAGGVKQYVQVLQKGLVGVEAKTGKFLWRYGKAVSKYGANIPTPVASDGYIYCASAGTGAGAVKLNSKEGVLESEEVYFTPKLPTAIGGAVKVGDYLYGTTGQAMLCVQFASGEVKWEERALGAASLCYAEGRLYLHGENGEVALVEASPESYREKGRFTPPDPPKHSQAMEKSWAYPVVANAKLYLREHNMLWCYDVKAGK from the coding sequence ATGAAACTATTATTTGGAATTCATGGTTTTCTCGTGGCGTCCACCGCACTTTCAGTCGTTGCAAGCGACTGGCCGCAATGGCGTGGCCCAAACCGCGACGGCATTTCCAAGGAAACCGGCTTGCTGTCGGAGTGGCCCAAAGAGGGACCAAAGTTGGTTTGGCAGGTATCCGATATTGGTCGCGGCTACTCAACGCCTTCGGTGGTCGGCGACCGGCTCTACCTGCTGGGAAACGAGGGCATGGACAACGAATTTGTGCAGGCGCTCGCCGTCAAGGATGGCAAACGGGTCTGGTCCACGTCCCTCGGAAAAGTGGGGAATCCAAAACAGATGCCCAATTTCCCCGCCGCGCGCTCAACACCGACGGTCGAGGGTGAAGTTCTTTATGCGCTCGGCTCGGATGGCGATCTGGCCTGTCTTGAAATCGCCTCGGGAAAAGTGCAGTGGAAAAAGAATCTCCGCACTGACTTCGCCGGCAAACCTGGCGAATGGGCATACTCGGAGTCGCCATTGATTGACGGTGACGCGCTGGTCGTCACGCCGGGTGGTGGCGAAGCCACGTTGGTCGCCTTGAACAAAAAGACCGGGGAGATCATTTGGAAATGCCCCGCGCCCGGCGGCGACTCGGCCGCGTACTCTTCGGCCATCATCGTCGAAGCGGGCGGCGTGAAGCAGTATGTGCAAGTCCTGCAAAAAGGGTTGGTGGGCGTGGAGGCGAAGACGGGCAAATTTTTGTGGCGCTATGGCAAAGCCGTCAGCAAGTACGGCGCGAACATCCCGACACCCGTCGCCAGCGATGGTTACATCTACTGCGCCTCCGCCGGCACCGGTGCCGGGGCCGTGAAATTGAACTCCAAAGAAGGAGTCCTCGAATCTGAGGAAGTGTATTTTACGCCGAAGCTGCCCACCGCCATCGGCGGGGCGGTGAAGGTCGGCGATTATCTTTATGGCACTACGGGCCAGGCGATGTTGTGCGTTCAGTTTGCCAGCGGCGAGGTGAAGTGGGAAGAGCGCGCGCTGGGCGCGGCCTCGCTTTGCTACGCCGAAGGTCGGCTTTATCTGCACGGCGAGAACGGGGAGGTGGCGTTGGTCGAAGCCTCGCCCGAATCGTATCGGGAAAAGGGACGGTTCACGCCACCCGACCCACCGAAACATTCGCAAGCAATGGAAAAGTCGTGGGCCTACCCAGTGGTCGCCAACGCCAAGCTCTACCTCCGCGAGCACAACATGCTTTGGTGCTACGACGTGAAGGCCGGCAAGTAA
- a CDS encoding immunoglobulin domain-containing protein translates to MLAFFVSLAVQLLPAAIQAEQFSLDDGTVNTFGGTPGGDFLALNHFHTAGRTVAINQISVIWNPLSSRVFPTVALYSDPDGDGNPSDARPLMIYPIFITPNVVILNNTSFQSYDIPATTVTGSFFVGAYLSDRDSGFDPAIGVDLSHPQPGQSWIVENSSGVGLLDLQEPIATSTLVTPLNTYVNGNHMIRARYSFVASCVQPSAGLISWWPAETNANDTTGSNHGIITTEFLGPVLLSPGKVGNAFDFRGTNFVEIPPIPLESFTLELWALQRVRGTFGDNFGSVLVSDEVCGVVDDWHTGVLPDGRLVVRIGNAATGVDSNFISSNAIPLNTFTHIAVTRSTTTGKIEIYFNGVLDSTQDSPHNRVLGASDPTCDTGIHQNHIGIGNLRRGAVLAGNLTAFDGLIDEVSIYRHVLSAVELQAVYAAGSAGKCAPTPSGPPSITTQPQDQVKRPGSIVTLAVIASGTPPLNYQWFFNGNALAGRTNAALTLTNVQSDQAGPYFVTVSNGSGSVTSSKAQLTVTALLPPVCTPAPTGAVAWWRAESNTVDSIGINDGLPQGSRLNEILYTTGKVGAAFRFFSGSFGFGLTNYLFVPPSADLNLGAGDGLSIEGWIRPDSVSGVRPLLEWNDSHGSIGAGLAMNGSALEAYLTDTNTTPIRRIVLRSPPGIIGTSVWQHVALTFDKVAGLTSVYLNGVPVTQTNIGSLEPLTRSPVYLAYRPSGTSARSLYSGGLDEMTLYQRALSATEIQAIVAADEAGKCVPPPPTCVPPPSDFVAWWRGESNVLDSVDASHGVVTNSVTYTAGIVGKAIQFNTGFVRIPASSNLNVGAGPGLTIEAWISPQFSGSRLVFSTSRQFVGWHSGIVTQGVSLSITRAAPKSSSIFWEANLVDSEGRPHVVRSPEGLATLDVWQHVALTYDKATGVAALYFDGSAVTRTNLGTFTPKTTANVYLGYQTFLDPFRGAGAGALDEVSLYARALSAAEIRTIMLSRGVGKCQEPPVIVSQPVSIRVNEGADATFSVAASGNPILKYQWRRDGVNLPGATGASIVLTNVQFAQAGTYSVRITNAFGVAESSNAVLTVNRPPLADATATPPLVIAPAHCNPIIVLDGSRSSDPDDDPLQFFWFQGTATSAFATGVVAVVTLPVGTNSLRLVVDDGMSTNAQTFTVEVITSARAVERLMTSVNSHAPKPQPLIASLLAAIESLNRDNATAAINQLQAFQNKVGAQVAPSDPTLAQKLNQAAQEVIGILSGGCSSDKLHGKIGKLSRNANGKLRMHFTAPPGPVYVIEASTNLIDWEKIGVATDGGSGEFEFEDANAPRMPTRFYRIVIP, encoded by the coding sequence GTGTTAGCGTTCTTCGTCAGTCTGGCGGTGCAGCTTCTGCCCGCGGCTATTCAAGCGGAGCAATTCTCTTTGGACGACGGAACTGTGAATACATTTGGCGGAACGCCGGGAGGAGACTTCTTGGCGCTTAATCATTTCCATACCGCCGGTCGCACAGTAGCGATAAATCAAATCTCCGTGATTTGGAATCCACTATCCAGCCGGGTTTTCCCGACGGTTGCTTTATATTCCGACCCCGACGGCGATGGCAATCCATCGGATGCGCGTCCTTTGATGATCTACCCCATCTTCATTACGCCAAACGTGGTCATTCTGAACAACACGAGTTTTCAAAGCTATGACATCCCCGCAACCACCGTCACAGGCTCATTCTTTGTTGGCGCTTACTTGTCAGACCGGGACTCGGGTTTCGATCCGGCGATTGGAGTTGATCTCTCACATCCGCAGCCGGGCCAGTCATGGATTGTCGAGAACTCGAGCGGTGTCGGCCTGCTGGATTTGCAAGAGCCGATCGCAACGAGCACTTTGGTCACGCCGTTGAATACCTATGTAAACGGCAATCACATGATCCGCGCCCGTTATTCTTTCGTGGCTTCCTGTGTTCAGCCTTCCGCCGGACTGATAAGCTGGTGGCCCGCCGAAACCAACGCCAACGATACCACTGGCAGTAATCATGGAATCATCACGACCGAATTCCTCGGCCCGGTGCTCTTAAGTCCGGGAAAAGTTGGCAACGCGTTTGACTTTCGCGGTACGAATTTCGTTGAGATACCCCCGATCCCGCTGGAGAGCTTCACACTTGAACTCTGGGCCTTGCAGCGTGTGCGCGGCACGTTCGGCGACAACTTCGGTTCCGTGCTCGTCTCCGACGAAGTGTGCGGAGTCGTGGATGACTGGCACACCGGGGTGCTGCCGGATGGCCGCTTGGTGGTCCGCATTGGCAACGCCGCCACCGGGGTTGATTCAAACTTTATTTCCAGCAATGCGATCCCGTTGAACACGTTCACGCACATCGCCGTGACGCGCAGCACCACGACGGGAAAGATCGAGATTTACTTCAACGGCGTGCTCGACAGCACACAGGATTCTCCACACAACCGCGTGCTGGGCGCCTCCGATCCCACGTGCGACACGGGCATTCACCAGAACCACATTGGCATCGGCAACCTGCGACGCGGCGCGGTGTTGGCCGGCAACCTGACCGCCTTCGACGGACTGATTGATGAAGTCAGCATTTACCGTCATGTCTTGTCGGCCGTCGAACTGCAAGCCGTTTACGCCGCCGGCAGCGCTGGTAAGTGCGCGCCGACTCCGAGTGGTCCGCCGTCCATCACCACCCAACCTCAAGATCAGGTCAAACGTCCCGGGAGCATCGTCACACTTGCAGTCATCGCGAGCGGCACGCCGCCTTTGAATTATCAGTGGTTCTTCAACGGCAACGCATTGGCAGGCCGGACCAACGCGGCGCTCACCTTGACCAATGTGCAGTCCGACCAGGCCGGTCCGTACTTTGTCACCGTCAGCAACGGCTCGGGTTCGGTGACCAGTTCTAAGGCGCAGTTGACGGTGACCGCGTTACTTCCACCGGTCTGCACTCCTGCTCCGACCGGCGCGGTGGCCTGGTGGCGAGCCGAAAGCAACACTGTGGACAGCATTGGGATTAACGACGGCTTGCCTCAAGGCTCGCGGCTTAATGAGATTCTCTACACGACTGGAAAAGTGGGCGCCGCGTTCCGATTCTTTTCCGGCTCGTTCGGCTTCGGCCTGACTAATTACTTGTTCGTTCCTCCATCTGCCGATCTAAACCTCGGTGCTGGCGACGGGTTGAGCATCGAGGGTTGGATCAGACCCGATTCAGTGTCCGGAGTGCGACCGCTGCTCGAGTGGAACGACAGCCACGGCAGCATCGGCGCCGGCCTCGCCATGAACGGCTCCGCACTCGAAGCTTACCTTACGGATACAAACACCACACCGATTCGCCGCATCGTGCTCCGCTCGCCACCCGGAATTATTGGCACCTCGGTGTGGCAGCACGTCGCACTGACATTTGACAAGGTCGCAGGGCTGACGTCGGTGTACCTCAACGGAGTTCCTGTGACCCAAACGAATATTGGTTCTCTGGAACCTCTGACCCGGTCTCCCGTCTATTTAGCGTATCGTCCAAGCGGGACTTCGGCCCGTTCGCTCTATTCCGGTGGATTGGATGAAATGACTCTCTACCAGCGCGCGCTTTCTGCGACCGAGATTCAGGCGATTGTGGCAGCCGATGAAGCGGGCAAGTGTGTGCCCCCGCCCCCGACCTGCGTGCCGCCGCCATCCGACTTTGTGGCATGGTGGCGCGGCGAATCCAATGTGCTCGACAGCGTGGACGCTAGTCATGGTGTCGTCACCAACTCGGTGACCTACACAGCCGGAATCGTGGGCAAAGCGATCCAGTTCAACACCGGGTTTGTGCGAATTCCGGCTTCGAGCAATCTGAACGTCGGCGCGGGCCCGGGGCTGACAATCGAAGCCTGGATCTCCCCACAGTTTTCCGGCAGCCGTTTGGTATTTTCTACTTCGCGTCAGTTCGTGGGATGGCACAGCGGCATCGTCACGCAAGGCGTCAGCCTCTCAATAACTCGTGCCGCGCCAAAATCCTCGTCAATTTTTTGGGAAGCCAATCTGGTGGACTCGGAAGGCCGTCCGCACGTGGTCCGTTCACCGGAGGGGCTGGCGACACTCGACGTATGGCAACACGTGGCCTTGACTTACGACAAGGCAACCGGAGTAGCAGCCCTTTATTTTGACGGCAGTGCTGTGACCCGAACAAACCTGGGCACGTTCACACCCAAGACCACAGCCAACGTTTATCTTGGTTATCAAACATTCCTCGACCCCTTTCGGGGAGCTGGTGCCGGCGCGCTGGATGAAGTGAGCCTCTATGCGCGGGCGTTAAGCGCTGCGGAAATTCGAACCATCATGCTGTCGCGCGGCGTCGGCAAGTGCCAGGAACCGCCGGTCATTGTTTCGCAGCCCGTGAGCATCCGGGTCAACGAGGGCGCGGACGCCACATTTTCCGTCGCCGCCAGCGGCAATCCGATCCTTAAATACCAATGGCGGCGAGACGGCGTAAACCTGCCCGGCGCGACCGGCGCGTCCATCGTTTTGACCAACGTGCAGTTCGCCCAAGCCGGGACATACTCCGTGCGGATCACGAATGCGTTTGGCGTGGCCGAGAGTTCCAACGCGGTGTTGACTGTCAACCGCCCGCCGCTGGCCGACGCCACCGCCACGCCGCCGCTTGTGATCGCTCCGGCACATTGCAATCCGATAATTGTGTTGGACGGGTCACGCTCGTCCGACCCCGACGATGATCCTTTGCAATTCTTTTGGTTCCAAGGCACCGCGACGAGCGCGTTTGCCACCGGAGTTGTAGCCGTTGTGACTTTGCCGGTGGGCACCAACTCGCTCCGTCTGGTCGTTGACGATGGCATGTCCACGAACGCTCAAACTTTCACGGTGGAAGTTATCACCTCGGCGCGAGCCGTCGAACGGTTGATGACCTCTGTCAATTCACACGCTCCCAAACCGCAGCCGTTGATCGCATCACTGTTGGCGGCGATTGAGTCCCTCAACCGCGACAACGCGACGGCGGCCATCAACCAACTTCAGGCGTTCCAAAACAAGGTGGGTGCTCAAGTCGCACCATCCGATCCAACACTGGCCCAGAAACTAAACCAGGCCGCGCAAGAGGTCATTGGCATCCTGAGCGGCGGCTGCTCCTCAGATAAGCTGCACGGCAAGATCGGAAAGCTTTCTCGCAACGCCAACGGCAAACTGCGAATGCATTTCACCGCGCCGCCAGGCCCCGTTTACGTCATCGAAGCGTCCACTAATCTTATTGATTGGGAGAAAATCGGCGTGGCGACGGACGGCGGTTCAGGCGAGTTTGAATTCGAGGACGCGAACGCACCACGAATGCCAACCCGCTTCTACCGAATAGTCATTCCATAG